Proteins from a genomic interval of Yarrowia lipolytica chromosome 1E, complete sequence:
- a CDS encoding uncharacterized protein (Compare to YALI0E03278g, similar to Saccharomyces cerevisiae FCP1 (YMR277W); ancestral locus Anc_8.839, similar to uniprot|Q03254 Saccharomyces cerevisiae YMR277w FCP1 TFIIF interacting component of CTD phosphatase and DEHA0F03498g Debaryomyces hansenii possible transmembrane segment) — MESTNIALPASTIFPVEVTAILKGAGDEIEKFAPILTFKYWHEVEDNIGEETNVFPKPPPTMVRKEFFSNFESPVKGQIDNWSIKVGDMIESADQIVAAVQEPCTHAVQYGGMCAWCGASVADEKDYTDFSNKDRAPISMSHSTAGLTVSLSEAQRLEEGSTKQLLKQRKLILVVDLDQTVIHVTVDPTVGEWKKDPSNPNYDAVKDVRVFSLEEMTMVSYDGGKPVPQLCYYYVKLRPHLKEFLEVVSEKYELHIYTMATRAYAKAIAEIIDPDGRYFGDRILSRDESGSLTQKSLQRLFPVDTSMVAIIDDRGDVWKWSKNLIRVVPYDFFVGIGDINSSFLPQRAGMVTPNKPPGKDERIEELDDKKEGNEQEDNPTTESNGTNEDKGKEIDNGESDEDSDKKEHDKKVETTEGSEADEKSDPETTEEATKPSSAPAEKASPVANMLSLDKALPAAEDERKCSLEAQQKDRPLAKLQSDLDSASSSEDESHEERHHLLVDNDNELIHVQKALLKLHEDYYKDYDDHVKHHEDILPDVQDILSSLTYPVFGGCVFLFSGIIPIGVNIQHADISMWVKKFGATVVEDVSKQVTHVIAASGNTRKVRQASRYKRIKFVYISWIFDCISQWKRVPVEGHEIPQQEINENGFSDGGEHVDDDDDDDDDDLEAAQPFSLSNMDWGDELGSSDDDEDEEEADHADDEGSNKRSHDEDDDTDSLTKRPKTVDENDGGGEGDDDFAAQLEADLLDM; from the coding sequence ATGGAGTCCACAAATATAGCATTGCCTGCCTCCACAATATTCCCTGTTGAGGTGACAGCCATCCTCAAGGGAGCCGGCGATGAGATTGAAAAATTTGCACCCATTCTGACCTTCAAATATTGGCATGAGGTCGAGGACAACATTGGCGAGGAAACCAACGTCTTCCCCAAACCACCACCGACCATGGTTCGCAAGGagttcttctccaactttGAATCGCCCGTCAAGGGCCAAATCGACAACTGGAGCATCAAGGTTGGTGACATGATCGAGTCCGCGGACCAGATTGTGGCGGCTGTTCAGGAGCCTTGCACCCACGCTGTGCAATATGGAGGAATGTGTGCATGGTGTGGCGCCTCTGTggccgacgagaaggactACACCGATTTCAGCAACAAGGATCGAGCACCGATCAGCATGTCCCATTCGACTGCAGGACTGACCGTCAGTTTGTCTGAGGCCCAGCGACTGGAGGAAGGATCGACcaagcagcttctcaagcAGCGAAAACTGATTCTGGTCGTCGATCTCGATCAGACCGTCATACATGTCACTGTTGATCCTACCGTGGGTGAATGGAAGAAGGATCCATCCAATCCCAACTACGATGCCGTCAAGGACGTTCGTGTCTTCTCTCTTGAAGAAATGACTATGGTCAGCTACGATGGAGGCAAACCAGTGCCACAATTGTGCTACTACTATGTTAAGCTTCGACCTCATCTGAAGGAGTTCCTCGAGGTTGTCTCAGAGAAGTACGAGCTTCACATCTACACAATGGCCACCCGCGCCTACGCCAAGGCTATTGCAGAAATCATTGATCCAGATGGACGGTATTTTGGTGATCGAATTCTCAGTCGAGACGAGTCGGGATCCTTAACTCAGAAGTCGCTCCAGAGACTGTTCCCTGTCGACACATCCATGGTCGCTATCATCGATGATCGTGGAGATGTCTGGAAGTGGAGCAAGAACCTGATTAGAGTGGTTCCTTATGATTTCTTCGTCGGCATCGGAGACATCAATAGTTCCTTCTTGCCCCAGAGGGCAGGTATGGTGACACCCAATAAGCCACCAGGCAAGGATGAACGAATCGAAGAGcttgacgacaagaaggagggtaATGAACAAGAGGACAACCCAACCACAGAGAGCAATGGCACAAACGAagacaagggcaaggagaTCGACAACGGCGAGTCCGATGAGGACTCTGATAAGAAGGAGCacgacaagaaggtggAAACAACGGAGGGCAGCGAAGCTGACGAGAAGAGTGACCCAGAGACCACAGAGGAGGCAACCAAGCCCTCATCTGCCCCTGCTGAGAAGGCTTCGCCTGTTGCTAACATGCTTTCGCTCGACAAAGCCCTTCCTGCAGCCGAGGACGAGAGAAAATGCTCCCTTGAAGCTCAACAGAAGGACAGACCTTTGGCCAAGCTTCAGTCAGACCTGGACTCTGCATCTTCTTCGGAAGACGAATCTCACGAGGAGCGCCACCATCTGCTAGTGGATAACGACAATGAGCTCATCCACGTTCAGAAGGCACTGCTCAAATTGCATGAGGATTACTACAAGGATTATGATGACCACGTGAAGCACCATGAGGACATTCTGCCCGATGTTCAGGATATCCTCAGCTCACTGACCTACCCTGTTTTTGGCGGATGCGTGTTCCTTTTCTCAGGTATCATCCCTATTGGTGTCAACATTCAACACGCCGATATCAGTATGTGGGTGAAAAAGTTTGGTGCTACTGTTGTGGAGGACGTGTCGAAGCAGGTGACCCATGTTATTGCTGCATCTGGAAACACCAGAAAGGTTCGACAAGCCTCCCGGTACAAGCGCATCAAGTTTGTTTATATTAGTTGGATCTTTGATTGCATTTCTCAATGGAAGCGTGTGCCTGTAGAGGGCCATGAGATTCCTCAACAAGAGATTAATGAAAACGGCTTCAGTGACGGAGGAGAGCATGtggatgacgatgacgatgacgatgatgacgacttGGAGGCTGCGCAGCCCTTCTCCCTAAGCAATATGGACTGGGGTGACGAGCTGGGGTCttccgacgacgatgaagacgaggaggaggctgatCATGCAGATGACGAGGGATCCAACAAGCGATCtcatgatgaagatgacgacACTGACAGTCTGACCAAGAGGCCCAAGACTGTCGACGAAAATGacggaggtggagaaggtgacgACGACTTTGCTGCCCAGTTGGAGGCGGATTTGTTGGACATGTAG
- a CDS encoding uncharacterized protein (Compare to YALI0E03344g, similar to Saccharomyces cerevisiae YMR244C-A; ancestral locus Anc_8.795, similar to wi|NCU02293.1 Neurospora crassa NCU02293. 1), with translation MHISTVLAVDSNAHSHHTYITMGLFTKTEETASVGPAGGDKDLTKKKTRQICWDSRDKFFACLDKHNIVDAIKDSELATAKCPKEEKQYEADCIASWIDYFKQKRTMEYNKEQMLKKFEEQGAVKVEPNVSFK, from the coding sequence ATGCATATATCCACAGTTTTAGCAGTCGATTCAAACGCACATTCACATCACACATACATCACAATGGGACTCTTTACCAAGACCGAAGAAACCGCCTCTGTGGGCCCCGCCGGAGGAGATAAGGAcctcaccaagaagaagactcgACAGATCTGCTGGGACTCTCGAGACAAGTTCTTCGCTTGTCTCGACAAGCATAACATCGTGGACGCTATCAAGGACAGCGAACTGGCCACCGCCAAGTGCCCtaaggaggagaagcagtACGAGGCTGACTGTATCGCCAGCTGGATCGATTACTTCAAGCAGAAGCGAACCATGGAATACAACAAGGAACAGATGCTGAAGAAGTTTGAGGAACAGGGTGCCGTCAAGGTCGAGCCCAATGTGTCCTTCAAGTAA
- a CDS encoding uncharacterized protein (Compare to YALI0E03410g, similar to Saccharomyces cerevisiae YBR239C; ancestral locus Anc_6.152, weakly similar to uniprot|P38140 Saccharomyces cerevisiae YBR239c), with the protein MEKPVVISQRTGKPKRRKAHRACIHCQRTHLTCDNNRPCERCVARGFADTCVDGVRKKLKYLDDKEDNKPSKGLSPAPGVNVQPKLSPATRSARSSSAGFPDTKGNMQQQHMGNMPVPNTPQNGHPNLGTPGMAHTNLQGPQRQGAQQPQGGQSSTPSQLPADYLIHQQLLATEINQLGDLGRTGEGDFSSDWFSDLQLSGHSFQSVATNMEYSILSNMVYSSGQPNSAVSNSLLLGNNSQSPNTHSPHNQDQPTPQAATPSAKIKQLIESNGLSAKDLNQYPLAGEFVNDTFLTVPEIVAFNETRRNVKDSELTTDEKLRPLSFAVAAGQPQNTNGNGNGSEAPDSPSKSIFSSGALEAVYSNLPDYTDPIQVYTNITKPFSYTPGYHGLISYLKGRFNKQQLVQMTKYMAEYRPSFIACTNSLKEEDLVFMEQCFQRALLEYQKFISFSGTPTLVWRRTGQLAAVGKEFCQLSGWSEQRLIGQQTFIVELLDDNSVLEYFELFSRIAFGDSRGATMADCTLLTPTGAKIKTSSIWTLKRDVFGNPMMIVGNFLPILS; encoded by the coding sequence ATGGAGAAACCCGTGGTGATTTCGCAACGGACGGGCAAGCCGAAGCGAAGAAAGGCCCACCGAGCGTGTATCCACTGCCAACGAACCCATCTGACATGCGATAACAACCGACCCTGTGAGAGATGTGTGGCCCGAGGATTCGCAGACACCTGTGTGGACGGTGTGCGTAAGAAACTAAAGTATctggacgacaaggaggataATAAGCCCAGTAAAGGCCTGTCACCTGCCCCTGGTGTGAACGTACAACCAAAACTGAGCCCAGCAACTCGAAGTGCTCGCTCTAGCTCTGCAGGCTTCCCTGATACGAAGGGGAACATGCAGCAACAACATATGGGTAATATGCCCGTCCCCAATACCCCTCAGAATGGACATCCGAACCTAGGAACACCTGGCATGGCCCACACAAACTTGCAGGGACCACAGCGACAGGGTGCCCAACAACCACAGGGAGGCCAGTCAAGTACTCCGTCACAACTTCCTGCAGACTACCTTATacaccagcagcttctggcGACGGAAATCAACCAATTAGGAGACCTGGGAAGAACTGGAGAAGGTGACTTTTCGTCAGACTGGTTCTCGGATCTGCAATTATCGGGACACTCGTTCCAGTCCGTGGCTACTAATATGGAGTATTCCATCCTGTCAAACATGGTGTACTCTTCTGGTCAACCAAACTCCGCAGTAAGCAACTCTTTGTTGCTCGGAAACAACTCTCAGTCTCCAAACACTCACTCGCCACATAACCAGGACCAGCCTACGCCCCAGGCAGCTACTCCCTCAGCTAAGATCAAACAACTCATTGAGTCTAACGGTTTGTCGGCAAAGGATCTTAACCAATACCCACTGGCTGGAGAGTTCGTCAATGATACCTTCTTAACTGTGCCTGAAATTGTTGCGTTTAACGAAACTAGGCGAAATGTGAAGGACAGCGAGCTGACTACTGACGAGAAGTTGAGGCCTCTTTCGTTTGCTGTAGCAGCTGGCCAGCCGCAAAACACCAACGGCAATGGAAACGGGAGTGAAGCTCCAGACTCGCCAAGCAAGtccatcttctcttcagGTGCTCTGGAAGCTGTCTACTCCAACTTACCTGACTACACCGACCCTATCCAGGTCTATACTAACATCACAAAGCCATTCAGCTACACTCCTGGATACCATGGACTCATTTCTTATCTGAAAGGCCGTTTCAAcaaacagcagctcgtccagaTGACTAAGTATATGGCTGAATACAGACCCTCTTTTATTGCCTGTACCAACTCGCTGAAAGAGGAGGACCTGGTGTTCATGGAACAATGCTTCCAGCGAGCCCTCCTAGAGTATCAAAAGTTTATTTCGTTTTCTGGAACCCCCACTCTTGTCTGGAGACGTACTGGTCAACTAGCTGCTGTTGGAAAAGAGTTCTGTCAGCTCTCGGGTTGGTCTGAACAGCGTCTCATTGGTCAGCAGACCTTCATCGTagagctgctggacgacAATTCTGTCCTCGAGTACTTTGAGCTCTTTTCTCGAATCGCTTTTGGAGACTCAAGAGGAGCTACTATGGCCGACTGTACACTACTTACACCGACCGGTGCTAAAATCAAAACATCCAGTATCTGGACCCTAAAACGGGATGTCTTTGGCAACCCCATGATGATTGTTGGCAACTTCCTGCCCATCTTGAGTTGA
- a CDS encoding uncharacterized protein (Compare to YALI0E03366g, similar to Saccharomyces cerevisiae YBR246W; ancestral locus Anc_6.162, similar to uniprot|P38332 Saccharomyces cerevisiae YBR246w) — translation MEDHSNKCTITSAITDLPPCAIQIQPDDASIIFVATYKLEDDRSRNGTVDVYKLEDDQLKLQQSCRTNSSILDLKISPFDHSFICTSQSTGNIITWRWDGSELTQQKSYQLFDESLLVLSITFSPTFNDLMVATLTSGEVVLIRISDSELKIDRSLHEHSLEAWISSFGGDEFPNLVMSGGDDAALMISDLRTPLYEDGEQELDYNNGVTDTISNNRIHQAGVTSILPSWRKSHGAQIWTGSYDDTLACLDLRKTGMVAVNTRSVVSRQELGGGVWRLLPNPKNVDTVLTCCMYNGAFILDAAGATEEEPSSIVKYYKAGHDSMVYGGDWSPNGDYVATCSFYDKQLRIWKP, via the coding sequence ATGGAGGACCACAGCAACAAGTGCACTATAACGTCTGCAATCACCGATCTGCCACCATGTGCCATCCAGATTCAACCTGATGATGCATCTATCATCTTTGTGGCCACTtacaagctggaggacgaccGAAGTCGAAATGGTACGGTCGATGTCTACAAGCTTGAAGACGACCAGCTGAAACTGCAGCAGAGCTGCCGAACAAACTCATCAATCTTGGACCTCAAGATTAGCCCCTTCGACCACTCTTTCATCTGCACCAGTCAAAGTACCGGAAACATCATCACATGGAGGTGGGACGGTTCTGAGCTGACTCAGCAGAAGTCCTACCAGCTCTTTGATGAGTCGCTGCTTGTGCTCTCTATCACGTTCAGTCCCACTTTCAATGATCTCATGGTAGCCACTCTAACTTCCGGTGAGGTTGTTCTCATTCGTATCTCAGACtccgagctcaagatcGACCGCTCGCTGCATGAGCACTCTTTGGAAGCTTGGATTTCGTCttttggaggagacgaGTTCCCCAACTTGGTCATGTCTGGTGGAGACGATGCTGCCCTCATGATTTCGGATCTTCGGACACCTCTGTATGAAGACGGTGAACAAGAACTGGACTACAATAACGGCGTTACCGATACGATATCCAACAACCGAATTCACCAAGCAGGAGTGACCTCAATTCTGCCTTCCTGGAGAAAGTCTCATGGCGCTCAGATCTGGACAGGCTCGTATGATGATACTCTGGCTTGCCTTGACCTCCGAAAGACAGGCATGGTTGCTGTTAACACCCGATCAGTAGTTTCGAGACAGGAACTTGGCGGTGGAGTCTGGAGACTGCTtcccaaccccaagaacgtcgatactgtactcactTGTTGTATGTACAACGGTGCCTTTATCCTTGATGCTGCAGGTGCAACTGAGGAGGAACCTAGCTCAATCGTCAAGTACTACAAGGCAGGCCACGATAGTATGGTatatggaggagattggtCTCCCAATGGCGATTACGTTGCCACTTGTAGTTTCTACGATAAGCAGCTGCGAATCTGGAAGCCTTAA
- a CDS encoding uncharacterized protein (Compare to YALI0E03432g, similar to uniprot|P46672 Saccharomyces cerevisiae YGL105w G4P1 protein with specific affinity for G4 quadruplex nucleic acids, similar to Saccharomyces cerevisiae ARC1 (YGL105W); ancestral locus Anc_6.153), which produces MPFDLLTKAFAKKLNLSESPLTEEELLGKLNADFPALSEIQQAEQNQWITLSKRVDEPTTIDQLNDALKSKTYLITDSAQASLADAAVFSALYASLKEWKEDQVKAHRHIIRWADLIQNIGLFDLAAADKIVVNYNLEVPREIKEKPKKDDKKDAGKDPKAVKGGKDTSKDAKKEAPKDEAPKFKGKPDPETLAALKAAKEKKKKEKKPQAQAQPEAVVPNPGMIDFRVGHIQKAIKHPDADSLYVSTIDMGDAEGPRTVCSGLAGIIPLEDMQDRYVVCVANLKPVTMRGIKSCAMVLCASRENEDPHSKEVEFVNPPKGAKAGEKIFFETYDQTPEKQLNPKKKIWEACQAGFTTNENKEVIYKKEGEPDRKLIVKDGQVLSCNNFVGACVR; this is translated from the coding sequence ATGCCCTTCGATCTTCTCACAAAGGCctttgccaagaagctgaacCTTTCCGAGTCTCCCCTtactgaggaggagctcctCGGCAAGCTCAACGCTGATTTCCCTGCTCTTTCCGAGATCCAGCAGGCCGAACAGAACCAGTGGATCACCTTGTCCAAGCGAGTTGACGAGCCCACCACCATCGACCAGCTCAATGACGCTCTTAAATCCAAGACCTACCTGATCACCGACTCTGCTCAGGCTTCTCTCGCTGATGCAGCCGTCTTCTCGGCCCTGTACGCCTCTCTCAAGGAGTGGAAGGAGGATCAGGTCAAGGCACACCGACACATTATCCGATGGGCTGACCTCATCCAGAACATTGGTCTGTTTGATCTCGCTGCTGCCGACAAGATCGTTGTCAACTACAACCTCGAGGTCCCCCGagagatcaaggagaaacccaagaaggacgacaagaaggatgcAGGTaaggaccccaaggctGTCAAGGGTGGAAAGGACACTTCCAAGGACGCTAAGAAGGAGGCCCCCAAGGATGAGGCCCCCAAGTTTAAGGGCAAGCCCGATCCTGAGACCCTTGCTGCCCTTaaggccgccaaggagaagaagaagaaggagaagaagccccAGGCCCAGGCTCAGCCCGAGGCTGTTGTTCCCAACCCTGGTATGATTGATTTCCGAGTTGGCCACATCCAGAAGGCCATCAAGCATCCTGATGCTGACTCTCTGTATGTTTCTACCATCGACATGGGTGATGCTGAGGGACCCCGAACTGTCTGCTCTGGTCTTGCCGGCATCATTCCTCTCGAGGACATGCAGGACCGATACGTTGTCTGTGTGGCCAACCTAAAGCCCGTTACCATGCGAGGCATCAAGTCTTGCGCCATGGTTCTGTGTGCTTCCCGAGAGAATGAAGACCCTCACtccaaggaggttgagtTCGTCAACCCTCCCAAGGGCGCCAAGGCCGGAGAGAAGATCTTCTTCGAGACCTACGACCAGACCCCCGAGAAGCAACTcaaccccaagaagaagatctgGGAGGCTTGCCAGGCTGGTTTTACCACCAacgagaacaaggaggttatctacaagaaggagggcgAGCCTGACCGAAAGCTCATCGTCAAGGATGGCCAGGTTCTGTCCTGCAACAACTTCGTCGGTGCATGTGTCAGATAA
- a CDS encoding uncharacterized protein (Compare to YALI0E03300g, weakly similar to uniprot|Q6CG00 Yarrowia lipolytica YALI0B02112g), which translates to MVSVRTIAVTAALVSAVAAAPAPAPQQVENSVIPAVNDIAHMIETVLKGVYRSLNLLTKPVGDRVTQFQNLEAVMGEINNELYDFVHHLSDTPALTLIGSFWGTILFNPLVHAYLLIAEQVIAVVGGFIGDGPVSIATTLFFSFKDDLALFIKALEKYFPNMTDQITSLESATSSLGSVLSKATAEAASATTTIPGPSATA; encoded by the coding sequence ATGGTCTCCGTCCGAACTATCGCTGTCACCGCTGCTCTGGTCTCTGCCGTCGCAGCTGCCCCCGCTCCTGCCCCTCAGCAGGTAGAGAACAGCGTCATCCCCGCTGTCAACGACATTGCCCACATGATCGAGACTGTCCTCAAGGGTGTCTACCGATCTCTCAACCTGCTCACTAAGCCCGTTGGTGACCGAGTTACCCAGTTCCAGAACCTCGAGGCTGTCATGGGTGAGATCAACAACGAGCTTTACGACTtcgtccaccacctctccGATACCCCTGCTCTTACCCTCATCGGTTCTTTCTGGGGCACCATCCTCTTTAACCCCCTTGTCCATGCTTACCTGCTCATTGCCGAGCAGGTTATCGCAGTGGTTGGTGGCTTCATCGGTGACGGCCCCGTCTCTATCGCCACCAcccttttcttttccttcaAGGATGACCTTGCTCTCTTCATCAAGGCTCTTGAGAAGTACTTCCCCAACATGACTGACCAGATCACCTCTCTGGAGTCTgccacctcttctctgggCTCTGTCCTCTCCAAGGCTACTGCCGAGGCTGCTTCCgctaccaccaccatcccCGGCCCCTCTGCTACCGCCTAA
- a CDS encoding uncharacterized protein (Compare to YALI0E03322g, weakly similar to DEHA0A13277g Debaryomyces hansenii,ancestral locus Anc_3.286) — protein MLRPISLFSGVLAGGLLYRAAFSTSAIRSDTGNRVFFRIRYSQEFDQLKTLPTPLLCNFYIRNDPFSKTVSERLKEIVEKETSNTVNAVDVEADEPEVRDFMIDYGVNQIPTIIALRGGIVIDKYVPKKDTDLSDLKGWVDKVGGGDAPKKE, from the coding sequence ATGCTTCGACCTATTTCCCTCTTCTCGGGTGTTCTAGCCGGGGGACTTCTCTACCGTGCTGCATTCTCCACCAGTGCAATTCGGTCTGACACTGGAAACCGAGTTTTCTTCCGAATCCGATACTCTCAGGAAtttgaccagctcaagaCCCTTCCCACACCTTTGCTGTGCAACTTCTACATTCGAAACGATCCCTTCTCGAAGACGGTGTCCGAGCGAttgaaggagattgtcgagaaggagacctCCAACACCGTCAATGCCGTTGATGTCGAGGCCGACGAACCCGAGGTCAGAGACTTTATGATTGACTACGGAGTCAACCAGATTCCTACCATCATTGCTCTGCGAGGAGGAATTGTTATCGATAAGTACgtgcccaagaaggacactGATCTGTCTGACCTCAAGGGCTGGGTTGACAAGGTTGGTGGAGGGGACGCTCCTAAGAAGGAGTAA
- a CDS encoding uncharacterized protein (Compare to YALI0E03388g, similar to uniprot|Q09196 Schizosaccharomyces pombe Myosin regulatory light chain cdc4), giving the protein MAPLTKSQNSKSFKDAFSLFDKKGTGKIPAEALGDLLRAVGQNPTLAEIDDLKQTIPAEFDYETFSKIVNRPSGFKSLGEPEDYIRGFQVFDKDSTGFVGVGEMRYILTSLGEKMSDSEVDELLKGVNVTRDGNVNYVDFVKSILAQ; this is encoded by the exons ATGGCACCACTAACAAAGTCGCAAAACTCCAAATCTTTCAAGGACGCCTTTTCCCTGTtcgacaagaagggcaCCGGCAAGATTCCTGCTGAAGCTCTCGGTGATCTTCTCAGAGCTGTGGGCCAGAACCCCACCCTCGCTGAGATTGATGATCTGAAGCAGACCATTCCCGCTGAGT TCGACTACGAGACCTTCTCCAAGATCGTCAACCGACCAAGCGGTTTCAAGTCTCTCGGTGAGCCCGAGGATTACATCCGGGGATTCCAGGTGTTCGACAAGGACTCCACTGGGTTCGTGGGTGTCGGCGAGATGCGATACATCCTTACCTCGCTGGGCGAGAAGATGTCTGATTCCGAGgttgatgagctccttAAGGGAGTCAACGTTACTCGAGACGGCAACGTCAACTACGTTGACTTCGTCAAGTCCATTCTGGCCCAGTAG